From Antedon mediterranea chromosome 9, ecAntMedi1.1, whole genome shotgun sequence, a single genomic window includes:
- the LOC140058162 gene encoding Fanconi anemia group D2 protein-like, protein MELVKKNCYSMPQVTALFYDELATIILKRQLNAKVQSWIDEEIANEFQDKYVTDIDVESVAQASEGFVSSGLFYSLEHEGSVAGIAIDIVKLTDSMVVPAAKSADLESPVCAVCLNPLFRLLKSCEEVRNGNLDDIDALLGCPVKTINIDNLQKPDKYSVKERKHICAYIFNTINWFREMLNAFSSHPDPELRLKVIERLENIIRLQDVLQSFLKFSPELKPPASEKNLEFLSTVKEVCIKVKAKPLSFQKQQKSNSQLKKDSSVTQCDESISQREEEKKTSKNMLTTNLLDHFKVYYRDLDITVFSVFSWAPISNSFGENSKEAKQDDALEAKVSAEQVAFLLNDLYYKVNESLKPKQKLINLSKVKQKLINLSKVKQKLINLSKNLHNQNSHTHIPFVSENCMVDRVLDLTSVLCLHLENASAFYQALASDEEDLDDSYLPSSNSDHMEACYSLVLQVLIAVTSWSGFSNDANEELLESFFVHIYNRVHTTSEVKVTREQLLRESFVYLENFSNSVPNLNCAVLLVKLLISIENKANLADLRTKLGNLGKKFLQKKWSIVDCEMMSKRSELIQQLLRTYVTYSDDRFDCLSTITSTGMTELIESEGRQASQTYPLLTKQSFGCFFRNILCELVQGVKQISSTKDGTNDNAVCQWNAAIKVLQMLTKLIKMFTAKSNISALLKQGQKFIDVFLRSGMPILDKMFRLKKDDVLNMLKTLQHSTRMLHHICSHSKSVGDIALVAHVPPMKRSLESFVYRVKVMLTLHNCQDAFWIGNLKNRNIQGTEILSQRPASPSESESVDCGANSGDEEKSNSDDDNVDKTDDDESSKEDNKSDELICSDTEY, encoded by the exons ATGGAGCTCGTAAAGAAAAATTGTTATAGTATGCCACAAGTGACCGCTCTGTTTTATGATGAACTTGCAACTATAATACTTAAAAGGCAACTCAATGCTAAAGTACAG TCATGGATTGATGAGGAAATTGCAAATGAATTCCAGGACAAATATGTGACGGACATTGATGTTGAATCAGTAGCACA agCAAGTGAAGGCTTTGTATCAAGTGGCTTGTTTTACAGTTTAGAACATGAAGGATCTGTTGCAGGAATTGCTATTGATATTGTAAAACTAACCGATTCTATGGTAGTACCAGCTGCTAAATCAGCTGATCTTGAAAG TCCAGTGTGTGCTGTATGCCTTAATCCATTGTTTCGCCTGTTAAAGTCGTGTGAAGAAGTTCGTAATGGTAACCTGGATGACATTGATGCTCTCTTAGGCTGCCCTGTCAAAACCATCAACATAGACAATCTACAAAAGCCTGATAAATATTCAgtgaaagaaagaaaacataTTTGTGCATATATATTCAATACAATAAACTGGTTCAGAGAG ATGTTGAATGCCTTCTCTAGTCATCCTGATCCTGAGTTAAGACTTAAAGTTATCGAAAGGTTAGAGAATATCATCAGATTACAAGATGTGCTACAATCTTTCCTGAAAT TTTCACCAGAACTCAAGCCTCCTGCTTCAGAAAAGAATTTAGAGTTTTTATCAACAGTCAAAGAAGTTTGCATTAAAGTGAAGGCTAAACCATT gaGTTTCCAAAAGCAACAAAAAAGCAACAGTCaattgaagaaagattcgtcCGTTACACAGTGTGATGAATCAATTAGTCAAAgagaagaagaaaagaaaacatcCAAGAATATGTTGACCACTAATTTGCTGGATCATTTCAAGGTCTACTACAGAGACCTTGATATTACAGTATTCTCAGTATTTTCGTGGGCACCAATTTCAAATAGTTTTGGGGAAAATTCAAAAGAAGCAaag CAGGACGATGCACTAGAGGCCAAGGTATCAGCAGAACAAGTGGCATTTCTATTGAATGACCTTTACTACAAAGTTAATGAATCACTGAAACCGAAACAAAAGCTAATCAACTTGTCTAAGGTAAAACAAAAGCTAATCAACTTGTCTAAGGTAAAACAAAAGCTAATCAACTTGTCTAAG AATTTGCACAACCAGAATAGCCATACACATATACCATTTGTAAGTGAAAATTGCATGGTAGATCGGGTTCTTGACCTAACTTCTGTGCTATGTCTTCACTTAGAAAATGCAAGTGCATTTTATCAg GCATTGGCATCTGATGAAGAGGATTTGGATGATTCTTATCTGCCATCGTCTAACAGCGATCACATGGAAGCTTGTTACAGTCTAGTTCTGCAAGTGCTAATTGCTGTGACTTCTTG gtctGGTTTTTCAAATGATGCAAATGAAGAATTACTGGAGAGTTTCTTTGTCCATATTTATAACCGTGTTCATACTACAAGTGAAGTAAAGGTGACAAGAGAGCAGCTGCTCAG AGAGTCATTTGTGTACCTGGAAAACTTTTCAAATTCTGTACCCAACTTGAACTGTGCTGTATTACTTGTGAAACTACTTATTTCCATTGAGAACAAAGCTAACCTTGCTGACCTCCGTACTAAATTAG GTAATCTGGGCAAGAAATTTCTTCAAAAGAAGTGGAGTATAGTTGACTGTGAAATGATGTCCAAACGCAGTGAATTGATTCAACAACTATTAAG AACATATGTGACATATTCAGATGACAGATTTGATTGCTTATCAACAATAACATCAACAGGAATGACGGAGCTTATTGAGAGTGAAGGAAGACAGGCTTCTCAGACATACCCACTGCTTACAAA GCAATCATTTGGTTGTTTCTTCCGAAACATACTTTGTGAGCTTGTGCAGGGAGTAAAGCAGATTAGCTCAACTAAAGATGGCACAAATGATAATGCAGTGTGTCAGTGGAACGCAGCAATCAAGGTATTGCAAATGCTCACTAAACTTATCAAGATGTTCACTGCAAAATCAAATATATCGGCATTATTGAAG CAAGGACAAAAATTCATCGATGTATTTCTACGGAGTGGGATGCCAATTCTTGATAAAATGTTTAGATTAAAAAAGGATGATGTATTAAACATGTTAAAGACCTTACAACACAGTACTCGTATGCTACATCACATCTGCAGTCATTCTAAG TCTGTTGGTGATATTGCCTTGGTTGCACATGTTCCTCCCATGAAACGCTCATTAGAAAGTTTTGTTTATCGTGTAAAAGTAATGCTTACTTTACACAACTGCCAAGATGCATTCTGGATTGGAAACCTAAAAAACAGAAACATACAG GGTACAGAGATTTTGTCCCAAAGACCAGCTTCACCAAGTGAATCTGAGAGTGTAGATTGCGGCGCTAACAGTGGTGATGAGGAGAAGAGTAACAGCGATGATGATAATGTGGATAAGACAGATGATGATGAG AGTTCAAAAGAGGATAACAAAAGTGATGAGTTGATTTGTAGTGATACTGAGTATTGA